A genome region from Flavobacterium sp. CFS9 includes the following:
- a CDS encoding DinB family protein produces the protein MNTALLTQNEYSGGFANYIKEAGDVNLFEELEISLHEFIKFVQNIPMDKFDYRYAEGKWTIKDIIQHIIDCERIFAYRALRFSRNDQTALPSFEENDYAISTDSNSRSIQSLLTELSALRHSNLLFFKSLSEEQLKRIGTASNLQISVRALGFVIIGHQKHHQKVFEERYL, from the coding sequence ATGAACACAGCCTTATTAACGCAAAATGAATATTCTGGCGGATTTGCCAATTACATCAAAGAAGCCGGTGATGTGAATTTATTTGAAGAACTCGAAATTTCATTGCACGAGTTTATCAAATTTGTGCAAAATATTCCGATGGATAAATTTGATTATCGCTACGCGGAAGGAAAATGGACGATAAAAGACATTATTCAGCACATTATAGATTGTGAGAGAATTTTTGCTTACCGTGCTTTGCGATTCTCACGAAATGATCAAACGGCTTTGCCAAGTTTTGAAGAGAATGACTATGCGATCAGTACAGATTCAAATAGCAGAAGTATTCAAAGTTTGCTTACGGAGTTATCAGCTTTGCGACATTCTAATTTGTTGTTTTTTAAGAGTTTGTCGGAAGAGCAACTTAAGAGAATTGGTACGGCTTCTAATCTTCAGATTTCTGTGCGTGCGTTGGGATTCGTAATAATCGGACATCAAAAACATCATCAGAAAGTTTTTGAAGAACGTTATTTGTAA
- the recQ gene encoding DNA helicase RecQ: MTSEILHAKLKENFGFEKFRPNQETIITTVLSGQDTLAIMPTGGGKSICFQLPALVLPGITIVISPLIALMKDQVDSLKTNGINACYINSSQSSQEQQFYIDNLKSNTFKLVYIAPESLSYLDVVFNELTISLIAIDEAHCISSWGHDFRPAYTNLGYLKSRFPSTPVLALTATADKATRTDIIKQLKLRNPKTFVASFDRKNLSLEVRPALDRIKQIVDFIEKKPNESGIVYCLSRKTTEELTDKLKKNGITAKAYHAGLDNKIRAKTQDDFINDDCQVVCATIAFGMGIDKSNVRWVIHYNLPKNIEGYYQEIGRAGRDGLPAETVMFESYADVIQLQKFASEGLNSDVQLAKLERMKQYADALSCRRKILLSYFGELVKENCGNCDICKNPPTFFDGTILAQKALSAIARLKESEPLAVIVDFLRGSRNAYIYEKNYQSLKTYGIGSDISWYDWNQYLIQLINLGYLEIAFHQHNKILLTSFAKKVLFEGEKVKLNTVVKKVIDKNEAKEANTKTAKNSLFETLRKLRYEIAQEEEVPAYVIFSDAALRQMETLRPMSDEEFLAIDGVGNAKLERYGSEFIKAIIEFQKAKKANTKVKKENNTYKTTLELFRNGETVTEIAGKRNLGYTTIISHLAKLYLDGEEIDLSSFVTNEEVKQLHKAQIELEYPSALKPYFDYFEEKMSYDKIRLGLAIVEKNK; encoded by the coding sequence ATGACTTCAGAAATTCTACATGCCAAACTAAAAGAAAATTTCGGATTTGAAAAATTCAGACCTAATCAGGAAACAATCATTACTACTGTGCTTTCCGGTCAGGACACTTTAGCCATTATGCCAACCGGCGGAGGAAAGTCAATCTGTTTTCAACTACCCGCTTTAGTATTACCCGGAATCACAATTGTGATTTCCCCTCTGATTGCTTTGATGAAAGATCAGGTCGATAGTCTAAAAACAAATGGTATCAATGCCTGCTACATCAACAGTAGTCAATCCAGTCAGGAACAGCAATTTTACATAGACAATTTAAAATCGAACACTTTTAAGCTTGTCTACATTGCGCCGGAGAGTTTATCTTATCTGGACGTTGTTTTCAATGAATTAACAATCAGCTTAATAGCAATTGATGAAGCGCATTGTATTTCTTCATGGGGACACGACTTTCGTCCGGCTTATACCAATTTAGGATATTTAAAGAGCCGATTCCCTTCTACTCCGGTTCTTGCTTTAACCGCTACAGCCGATAAAGCAACGCGAACTGATATTATAAAACAACTCAAACTGAGAAATCCAAAAACGTTCGTAGCCTCATTCGACAGAAAAAACTTAAGTCTTGAAGTACGCCCGGCCTTAGACCGAATAAAACAAATTGTTGATTTTATTGAAAAGAAACCCAATGAATCCGGAATTGTTTATTGCTTAAGCAGAAAAACAACCGAAGAACTGACCGATAAATTAAAGAAAAACGGAATCACCGCAAAAGCCTATCATGCCGGACTTGACAATAAAATCAGAGCCAAAACTCAGGATGATTTTATAAACGATGATTGTCAGGTGGTTTGTGCCACGATTGCATTTGGTATGGGAATCGACAAATCCAATGTGAGATGGGTCATACATTACAATTTACCTAAAAACATTGAAGGCTATTATCAGGAAATCGGACGTGCAGGTCGGGATGGTTTACCTGCCGAAACTGTAATGTTCGAAAGTTACGCCGATGTAATCCAATTGCAAAAATTTGCCTCCGAAGGATTAAACTCCGATGTGCAATTGGCAAAATTAGAAAGAATGAAACAATACGCGGATGCTTTAAGTTGCCGCCGAAAAATTCTGCTTTCGTATTTTGGCGAACTGGTAAAAGAAAACTGTGGTAACTGCGACATCTGCAAAAATCCACCAACTTTTTTTGATGGAACTATTTTGGCTCAAAAGGCCCTGTCTGCGATTGCTCGTTTAAAAGAATCTGAGCCATTAGCTGTAATTGTTGATTTTTTAAGAGGCTCGAGAAACGCGTATATCTACGAAAAAAATTATCAAAGTCTTAAAACGTACGGAATTGGCTCCGACATTTCCTGGTACGATTGGAATCAATACCTAATTCAGCTGATCAATTTGGGATATCTCGAAATTGCCTTTCATCAGCACAATAAAATTCTACTGACTTCTTTTGCCAAAAAAGTTTTGTTTGAAGGAGAAAAAGTAAAACTAAATACGGTCGTTAAAAAAGTAATCGATAAAAACGAAGCAAAAGAGGCTAATACAAAAACGGCTAAAAATTCTCTTTTTGAAACTCTTCGAAAACTACGCTATGAAATTGCTCAGGAAGAAGAAGTTCCGGCTTATGTAATTTTCAGTGATGCCGCTTTGAGACAAATGGAAACCTTACGACCTATGAGTGATGAAGAGTTTCTTGCAATTGACGGTGTCGGAAATGCAAAACTTGAAAGATATGGTTCAGAATTTATAAAGGCTATTATTGAATTTCAAAAAGCAAAAAAGGCAAATACAAAAGTTAAAAAAGAAAACAACACTTATAAGACTACTTTAGAACTTTTTAGAAATGGCGAAACTGTCACAGAAATTGCAGGAAAAAGAAATTTAGGATATACGACAATTATATCGCACTTAGCCAAGCTTTATCTTGATGGCGAGGAAATAGATTTAAGTTCTTTTGTCACAAATGAAGAAGTCAAACAATTACACAAAGCTCAAATCGAACTGGAGTATCCTTCTGCCCTAAAACCCTACTTTGATTATTTCGAGGAGAAAATGAGTTATGACAAAATTCGTTTAGGCCTTGCAATTGTTGAGAAAAATAAATAA
- a CDS encoding proline dehydrogenase family protein produces the protein MEKIFDNTQVAFSLKSDTELDRAYFLFKMIDSQPLVRIGTAVTNFAIKAHLPVEGLIRATVFDHFCGGVNEDDCITVVDKMFTKGVSSVLDYSVEGKEEEEQFDAALEMTLKTIEFAKERLAIPFAVFKPTGFGRFELYEKLGEKQTLSPTEQAEWDRVVARFDHVCAEAHRKDVALLIDGEESWMQDAADDLVTDMMRKYNKEKAIVFNTLQMYRWDRLDYLKKLHEVAKNEGFFIGMKIVRGAYMEKENKRAEEKNYVSPICVSKEATDINYDAAIRYMAEHLESMSIFAGTHNELSSYKLMEIMQEKGIAKNDTKIWFGQLYGMSDNISYNLAENGYNVAKYLPFGPVKDVMPYLIRRAEENTSVAGQTSRELSMIKAERKRRKGK, from the coding sequence ATGGAAAAAATATTTGATAACACTCAGGTTGCATTTTCGCTAAAAAGTGATACGGAACTTGACAGAGCTTATTTTCTTTTTAAAATGATCGACAGCCAGCCTTTGGTGAGGATAGGAACCGCTGTTACTAATTTTGCTATTAAAGCGCATCTTCCGGTAGAAGGATTGATTCGTGCAACTGTTTTTGACCATTTTTGTGGTGGTGTAAACGAAGACGATTGTATTACAGTGGTAGACAAAATGTTTACTAAAGGTGTTTCATCAGTGTTGGATTATTCGGTTGAAGGAAAAGAAGAAGAAGAGCAGTTTGATGCTGCTTTAGAAATGACTTTAAAAACCATTGAATTTGCAAAAGAACGTTTGGCGATTCCGTTTGCAGTATTTAAGCCAACAGGTTTTGGACGTTTCGAATTATATGAAAAATTAGGGGAGAAACAAACGCTTTCTCCAACTGAACAAGCAGAGTGGGACAGAGTAGTGGCTCGTTTTGATCACGTTTGTGCTGAAGCTCACAGAAAAGATGTGGCTTTGCTAATTGACGGAGAAGAAAGCTGGATGCAGGATGCGGCCGATGATTTGGTTACCGACATGATGCGTAAATACAATAAAGAAAAAGCAATTGTTTTCAATACTTTGCAAATGTACCGTTGGGATCGTTTGGATTATTTGAAAAAATTGCATGAAGTGGCTAAGAATGAAGGTTTCTTTATAGGAATGAAAATCGTTCGTGGTGCTTATATGGAGAAAGAAAACAAACGTGCGGAAGAGAAAAATTACGTTTCTCCAATTTGTGTTTCCAAAGAAGCTACGGATATTAATTATGATGCAGCTATCCGTTATATGGCAGAACATTTGGAAAGCATGTCTATCTTTGCAGGAACTCACAATGAATTGAGTTCTTATAAATTGATGGAAATAATGCAGGAAAAAGGAATTGCGAAAAACGATACTAAAATCTGGTTTGGGCAATTGTACGGAATGAGTGATAATATCAGTTACAATTTAGCAGAGAACGGCTATAATGTTGCAAAATATTTACCTTTCGGACCTGTAAAAGACGTTATGCCTTACCTGATTCGTCGTGCGGAAGAGAATACTTCAGTTGCGGGTCAGACCAGCCGTGAATTGTCTATGATTAAAGCGGAACGCAAAAGAAGAAAAGGAAAATAG
- a CDS encoding arginine decarboxylase: protein MNTKYSDLINQTYYFPQEEFKLNKDNLQFHNIDLMKLVEQYGTPLKFTYLPQISENINKAKAWFRKSMEKNKYDAKYYYCYCTKSSHFEYIMNEAFKNNIHIETSSAFDVNIVENLLENGKINKSTYVICNGFKRDEYISNIARLINNGHKNTIPIIDNYEELDLLQAEIKGKFKIGIRIAAEEEPKFEFYTSRLGIGYKNIVSFYKKQIQENDKLELKMLHFFINTGINDTSYYWNELVKCIKVYIALKRECPTLDGLNIGGGFPIKNSLAFEYDYQYMIDEIINQIKIACDEAEVDVPNIFTEFGSFTVGESGGAIYQILYQKQQNDREKWNMIDSSFITTLPDTWAINKRFIMLAVNRWNDTYERVLLGGLTCDSDDYYNSEQNMNAIYLPKYNKEKPLYIGFFNTGAYQETIGGYGGLHHCLIPQPKHILIDRDENGILATEVFSEQQTSDDVLKILGYTKKV from the coding sequence ATGAATACAAAATATTCTGACCTTATCAATCAAACTTACTATTTTCCTCAGGAAGAATTCAAATTAAACAAAGACAATCTACAATTTCACAACATCGATTTGATGAAATTGGTCGAACAATACGGAACTCCCTTAAAATTTACTTATTTACCTCAGATTTCAGAGAACATCAATAAGGCAAAAGCCTGGTTCAGAAAATCAATGGAGAAAAATAAGTACGACGCAAAGTACTACTACTGCTATTGCACAAAAAGCTCTCATTTTGAATACATTATGAACGAAGCTTTCAAGAATAACATTCACATTGAAACATCTTCAGCTTTTGACGTAAATATTGTTGAGAATTTATTAGAAAATGGTAAAATCAACAAAAGCACTTATGTAATCTGTAATGGTTTTAAAAGAGACGAATACATTAGTAATATTGCGCGATTAATCAATAACGGACATAAAAACACCATTCCGATTATTGACAATTATGAAGAGTTAGATTTGCTTCAGGCTGAAATCAAAGGGAAATTCAAAATTGGAATTCGTATCGCAGCAGAAGAAGAACCTAAATTTGAGTTCTATACCTCAAGATTAGGAATTGGATATAAAAACATCGTTTCATTCTATAAAAAACAAATTCAGGAGAATGACAAACTGGAGTTAAAAATGCTTCACTTTTTCATCAATACCGGAATAAACGATACTTCCTATTACTGGAATGAGCTGGTAAAATGTATCAAAGTATACATTGCACTTAAAAGAGAATGCCCTACCCTTGACGGATTGAACATTGGTGGCGGTTTCCCGATTAAAAACTCTCTTGCATTCGAGTACGATTATCAATACATGATTGATGAAATTATCAATCAGATTAAAATTGCATGTGACGAAGCCGAAGTTGATGTACCCAACATCTTTACAGAATTTGGATCATTTACAGTAGGTGAAAGCGGTGGCGCGATCTATCAGATTTTGTATCAAAAACAACAAAATGACAGAGAGAAATGGAACATGATTGATTCGTCATTCATTACCACTTTGCCGGATACTTGGGCAATAAACAAACGTTTTATCATGTTGGCGGTAAACCGCTGGAATGATACTTACGAGCGGGTTTTATTAGGCGGCCTGACTTGTGATAGTGACGATTATTACAACTCAGAGCAAAATATGAACGCTATTTATTTACCTAAATACAACAAAGAAAAGCCACTATACATTGGTTTCTTTAATACTGGTGCGTATCAGGAAACCATTGGAGGATACGGCGGTTTACACCACTGTCTGATTCCACAGCCTAAACATATATTAATAGATCGTGATGAAAATGGCATTCTGGCTACTGAAGTTTTCTCAGAGCAACAAACTTCGGACGATGTATTAAAAATTTTAGGATACACTAAAAAGGTTTAA
- a CDS encoding deoxyhypusine synthase family protein: MKGPISQFIEKHYLHFNSAALVDAAKAYEQQLANGAKMMVSMAGAMSTAEIGKIFAEVIRQDKVQIISCTGANLEEDIMNLVAHSHYERVPNYRDLTPEDEWALLERGLNRVTDTCIPEHEAFRRLQKHIYKIWKEADDKGERYFPHEFMYKMLLSGVLEEYYEIDLKDSWMYAAAEKNLPIIVPGWEDSTMGNIFASYVIKGDLKASTMKSGIEYMTFLADWYPKNSANGIGFFQIGGGIAGDFPICVVPMLYQDMEMHDVPFWSYFCQISDSTTSYGSYSGAVPNEKITWGKLDIKTPKFIIESDATIVAPLIFAYLLDL, from the coding sequence ATGAAAGGACCAATCAGTCAGTTTATTGAAAAACATTATTTACACTTCAACTCTGCCGCTTTAGTAGATGCTGCAAAAGCATACGAACAACAATTGGCTAATGGAGCTAAAATGATGGTAAGTATGGCTGGCGCTATGAGTACAGCAGAAATTGGTAAAATTTTTGCCGAAGTTATTAGACAAGATAAAGTACAAATTATTTCTTGTACTGGAGCCAATCTAGAAGAAGACATCATGAATTTAGTAGCACACTCTCACTACGAAAGAGTGCCAAACTATCGTGATTTAACACCGGAAGACGAATGGGCTTTATTGGAAAGAGGATTAAACCGTGTTACTGATACTTGTATTCCTGAGCATGAAGCATTCCGTCGTTTACAAAAACATATCTATAAAATCTGGAAAGAGGCTGATGATAAAGGAGAACGTTATTTTCCACATGAATTCATGTATAAAATGCTGTTATCAGGTGTTTTAGAAGAATACTACGAAATTGATTTAAAAGACAGCTGGATGTATGCCGCTGCTGAGAAAAACTTACCTATCATAGTTCCGGGCTGGGAAGACAGTACAATGGGAAATATCTTTGCTTCCTATGTAATCAAAGGTGATTTAAAAGCCTCTACCATGAAATCCGGAATTGAGTACATGACTTTCCTTGCGGACTGGTATCCAAAAAACAGTGCTAACGGAATTGGATTCTTCCAAATTGGTGGTGGTATCGCAGGAGATTTCCCTATCTGCGTAGTACCAATGTTGTATCAGGATATGGAAATGCACGATGTTCCTTTCTGGAGTTATTTCTGCCAAATCTCAGATTCAACAACCAGTTATGGTTCGTACTCGGGAGCAGTTCCGAACGAGAAAATTACATGGGGTAAATTAGACATCAAAACCCCTAAATTTATCATAGAGTCGGATGCTACAATTGTGGCTCCATTAATTTTTGCTTATTTATTAGATCTATAA
- the aroB gene encoding 3-dehydroquinate synthase — protein MQSIQANNYLVHFNQNAYEALNNHLKENKYSNLFIIVDNQTNEYCLPKFLPLLETDLTIEIIEFEAGEINKNIETCIEVWKVLTELGADRKSLVINLGGGVVTDLGGFVASTFKRGVDFINIPTTLLSMVDASVGGKTGVDLGNLKNQIGVINVPQMVLIDTQYLETLPQNEMRSGLAEMLKHGLIYDAAYWKQFLDLNSIDYADFDELIYRSVEIKNDIVIQDPTEKNIRKALNFGHTLGHAIEGYFLESETKTTLLHGEAIAIGMILESYISLQKNLITAAEYSEIKTAIKSIYEDVKIEENDIDPILELLIHDKKNEYGLIQFALIEGIGKIKINQSVENKLILDAFQDYKS, from the coding sequence ATGCAATCTATTCAGGCCAATAATTATCTGGTGCATTTCAACCAAAATGCATACGAAGCTTTAAACAATCATTTAAAAGAGAATAAATATTCAAACCTATTTATCATAGTTGATAATCAAACTAATGAATATTGTTTACCAAAGTTTTTACCCTTATTAGAAACAGATCTGACCATAGAAATCATTGAATTTGAAGCAGGAGAAATCAATAAAAATATTGAAACCTGTATTGAAGTATGGAAAGTCCTTACAGAACTTGGTGCCGACAGAAAATCGCTTGTCATTAATCTTGGCGGAGGTGTTGTAACTGATTTGGGAGGTTTTGTCGCTTCGACTTTTAAACGCGGAGTAGATTTCATCAATATCCCCACTACCTTATTATCTATGGTTGACGCTTCTGTTGGAGGAAAAACCGGCGTAGATTTAGGAAATTTAAAAAACCAGATTGGTGTAATTAACGTACCTCAAATGGTATTAATTGACACCCAATATCTTGAAACGCTGCCTCAAAACGAAATGCGTTCCGGTCTTGCCGAAATGCTAAAACACGGATTAATTTATGATGCGGCCTACTGGAAACAGTTTTTAGATTTAAATTCAATAGATTACGCTGATTTTGACGAATTAATTTACCGTTCTGTTGAGATAAAAAATGACATTGTCATTCAGGATCCAACCGAAAAGAACATCCGTAAAGCCCTTAATTTCGGACATACCTTAGGGCATGCGATAGAAGGTTACTTTTTAGAAAGCGAAACAAAAACGACGCTATTACACGGTGAAGCCATTGCGATCGGAATGATCCTGGAAAGTTATATTTCGTTGCAAAAAAACTTAATTACAGCAGCAGAATATTCCGAAATTAAAACTGCAATTAAGAGTATTTACGAGGACGTAAAAATCGAAGAAAACGACATCGATCCGATCCTTGAACTGCTGATTCACGACAAAAAAAATGAGTACGGTTTAATTCAATTTGCCTTAATCGAAGGAATCGGAAAAATAAAAATTAACCAATCGGTTGAAAATAAATTGATTCTAGACGCGTTTCAGGATTATAAATCTTAA
- a CDS encoding DNA primase, whose amino-acid sequence MKRVIVDYAKLTNEILNLLVEKFPDGYDDSDVIRFRNAKNELVEAVEVRTEDTIYLVKISTKLADRIENYDEDDDIDVDVDTIEPVKGLDLDDDIDDDDDDDNQDKPDVDNGDDDDDDEDKDDIADDEDDEDED is encoded by the coding sequence ATGAAAAGAGTTATAGTAGACTACGCTAAACTTACCAACGAAATTTTAAACCTTTTGGTTGAAAAATTTCCTGATGGTTATGATGATTCGGATGTAATCCGTTTTAGAAATGCTAAAAATGAATTAGTTGAAGCTGTTGAAGTTCGTACCGAAGACACTATTTATTTGGTAAAAATTAGTACTAAGCTTGCTGACAGAATCGAAAATTATGATGAAGACGATGATATCGACGTAGACGTAGATACAATCGAACCTGTAAAAGGTCTTGATCTTGATGACGATATTGACGACGACGACGATGATGACAATCAGGACAAACCAGATGTTGACAATGGAGATGACGACGATGACGACGAAGACAAAGATGATATCGCTGACGATGAAGATGATGAAGACGAAGATTAA